One Pelorhabdus rhamnosifermentans genomic region harbors:
- a CDS encoding ATP-binding protein yields the protein MKSLLEPAVRLMNRLKYAYKFGIIGLLIVFQATVLISLLVAELNKNIGFATRERLGIEYIQSAVVLLDEAQEYRSMHYAFVLGDHSLQGALQEKMAHVDAAFAAIEEVDRHVADQLDTTWKMQMVRQDWAMRKQEAYQADPSRAQVEFDLDSRWIGEITDLMQHAGNSSNLAMDADFDTAYLIDSVLRKLPGLMDTLGMVQGRAIQLSDDHSLSIESRNYLLGLAGRVRSSLEQADRNHQLVFRHNDSIRLKLMEVYRPLTDSVPIFIWNFEQKTVGQQGLPIPQQLIETSGRQAIQNAKQLYGQELLAIDEQLVKRIEQYSQYRNGIVIFTGSILFIMCYLFMAFDRSVRKGVYQLNDLMAAAGHGQLAVRGDIYSSDEMGSLTYSINHMLDSLEKMVEEVRLSHDRLELWNQELEQKVVERTASLQNLLDHAGQGFLTFGEDLKVAGEYSAECTRIFNRPIGNENVSSLIYPGDREEQVFLEAVFQKIFQEQNEYLQKTYCSLLPEEIVLNNCYIAVVYKMIDKLSKQKPRKMMLILTDQTLQKSMEEHAQGERDILTMIVYVVTHSVDFFNAMRQYTSFCQEGLSDLLVEKKSASEILNTLFRIIHTFKGTFGQLHMGHIMANLHEMESELEFIRSQGMLGLEYEQLADKIKPFTPETMLGWLEDDITVLKEKLGENFFLQENRLVVENARLLEIEDKVQHMLSVNECRLLLPDLRRLRYKPLKELLGFYPEYVCNLAERHEKAVQPFEVKGDDILVDPQRYYDFVQSLGHVFRNAIVHGLESFDERLEHGKQEMGTITCSVVEEAAGFAVIITDDGRGMDVTRIREVAVEKGICQQAATQKMEDEEIVPLIFADGFSGARQVNELAGRGVGLSAVRAELEKLGGSVRVNTLLGQGTQFRFFLPGIGWDENEFSMKQFGQALRTVTEELLTSHYHLTVNRCIYHEGVLGGKLKLRKITSFIDVKGAPSGRLVLSADEDIVHYLATQSMEHEGVKLSDNKSPENILAKYANELFQSTVKQFPHWADTLKLETLVTILAEDASAKYSRSQMSTWVFELDLGRMTLSVID from the coding sequence ATGAAATCTTTGTTGGAACCGGCAGTTCGATTGATGAATCGATTAAAATATGCTTATAAATTTGGCATCATCGGGTTGCTTATTGTATTTCAAGCGACTGTTTTAATTTCTTTACTTGTAGCAGAACTGAATAAGAATATTGGCTTTGCTACACGAGAACGTCTGGGGATTGAGTATATTCAGTCTGCAGTAGTCTTGCTTGATGAAGCTCAAGAATATCGAAGCATGCATTATGCGTTTGTACTTGGCGATCATTCTTTGCAGGGAGCTTTGCAGGAAAAAATGGCTCATGTCGATGCCGCTTTTGCTGCCATAGAAGAGGTGGATCGTCATGTGGCGGACCAACTTGACACAACATGGAAAATGCAGATGGTCCGTCAAGATTGGGCTATGCGTAAACAGGAGGCTTACCAAGCAGATCCAAGTCGTGCACAGGTGGAATTTGATTTAGACAGCCGCTGGATTGGTGAAATTACTGATTTGATGCAACATGCGGGAAATAGTTCAAATTTGGCTATGGATGCTGATTTTGATACGGCTTATCTCATCGATTCTGTTTTGCGCAAATTGCCTGGTCTGATGGATACACTGGGAATGGTTCAAGGACGGGCTATTCAACTCTCTGATGATCATTCTCTTTCCATAGAGAGCAGAAACTACTTGCTTGGTTTGGCAGGACGTGTGCGTTCTAGTTTGGAGCAGGCTGATCGTAACCATCAACTTGTTTTTCGCCATAATGACAGTATTCGATTAAAACTCATGGAAGTTTATCGGCCGTTAACCGATTCAGTGCCGATCTTTATTTGGAATTTTGAGCAAAAAACGGTTGGACAACAGGGTCTGCCCATTCCTCAGCAGCTTATTGAAACAAGTGGCAGACAGGCTATTCAAAATGCCAAGCAGTTATATGGACAAGAACTGTTGGCTATTGATGAACAACTTGTCAAGCGGATTGAACAATATTCGCAATATCGCAATGGCATTGTAATTTTTACAGGCAGTATTTTATTTATTATGTGTTATTTATTTATGGCTTTTGATAGATCTGTACGTAAAGGGGTTTATCAGTTGAATGATCTAATGGCAGCGGCTGGACACGGACAGTTAGCTGTTCGGGGTGATATTTATTCAAGTGATGAGATGGGATCACTCACTTACTCTATAAATCATATGCTTGATTCGCTGGAAAAAATGGTCGAAGAAGTTCGGCTGTCTCATGACCGTTTGGAATTATGGAATCAGGAGTTGGAGCAGAAGGTAGTTGAGCGTACGGCATCTCTACAAAATCTACTCGACCATGCGGGGCAGGGCTTTTTGACTTTCGGTGAGGACTTGAAAGTAGCTGGGGAATATAGTGCCGAATGTACTCGGATTTTTAACCGGCCCATTGGGAATGAAAATGTATCGTCTTTGATTTATCCGGGCGACAGGGAGGAACAGGTATTTTTAGAAGCTGTTTTTCAGAAGATTTTTCAGGAACAGAATGAATATTTGCAGAAAACTTATTGCTCTTTGTTACCAGAAGAAATTGTACTTAACAACTGCTATATTGCTGTAGTCTACAAAATGATTGACAAGCTTTCGAAACAAAAGCCACGCAAGATGATGCTGATTCTTACGGATCAGACGCTACAAAAATCTATGGAAGAGCACGCACAGGGTGAACGCGATATTTTGACTATGATCGTTTATGTGGTCACTCATTCGGTGGATTTTTTTAATGCGATGCGCCAATATACGAGTTTTTGTCAGGAGGGATTATCTGATTTGCTTGTTGAGAAAAAATCGGCTAGTGAAATATTAAACACCTTATTTCGAATTATTCATACATTTAAAGGTACATTTGGTCAACTCCATATGGGACATATTATGGCGAATTTGCATGAAATGGAAAGCGAGTTGGAGTTTATCCGCTCTCAGGGCATGCTGGGATTAGAGTACGAGCAACTGGCGGATAAAATAAAACCTTTTACACCGGAAACTATGCTTGGTTGGTTGGAAGACGATATTACTGTCTTGAAGGAGAAGCTAGGTGAGAACTTTTTCCTGCAGGAAAACAGGCTTGTTGTGGAAAATGCTCGCTTACTGGAAATTGAAGATAAAGTTCAACATATGTTATCAGTCAATGAATGTAGGCTGTTGCTGCCTGATTTGCGTCGGTTGCGTTATAAGCCGCTCAAGGAGTTACTTGGATTTTATCCTGAATATGTATGTAATTTAGCTGAACGCCATGAAAAGGCAGTTCAACCGTTTGAAGTTAAAGGGGATGACATTTTAGTTGATCCCCAAAGATATTATGATTTTGTGCAATCATTGGGACATGTCTTTCGTAATGCCATTGTTCATGGTTTAGAATCATTTGACGAAAGATTAGAGCACGGTAAGCAAGAGATGGGGACGATCACTTGTTCTGTTGTGGAAGAGGCTGCTGGTTTTGCCGTGATTATTACTGATGACGGACGTGGCATGGATGTGACAAGGATTCGTGAAGTTGCCGTGGAAAAAGGTATTTGCCAGCAAGCTGCAACACAAAAAATGGAAGATGAAGAAATTGTTCCATTGATTTTTGCTGATGGTTTTTCTGGTGCTAGGCAAGTAAATGAGCTCGCCGGACGCGGCGTCGGTCTCTCTGCCGTTCGAGCTGAACTGGAGAAACTAGGTGGTTCTGTTCGTGTAAATACCCTGTTGGGGCAAGGGACGCAATTTCGTTTCTTTTTGCCTGGGATAGGTTGGGATGAAAATGAATTTTCCATGAAGCAGTTCGGTCAAGCATTACGAACAGTTACAGAAGAGTTGTTAACCAGTCATTATCATTTAACTGTAAATCGTTGTATATACCATGAAGGAGTCCTTGGAGGGAAACTCAAATTGCGGAAGATTACATCATTTATTGATGTGAAGGGAGCACCTAGCGGTAGATTAGTACTGAGTGCCGACGAGGATATTGTGCACTATTTGGCTACTCAGTCGATGGAGCACGAGGGGGTGAAACTATCTGATAACAAGAGTCCGGAAAACATTTTAGCCAAGTATGCTAATGAATTGTTTCAATCTACTGTAAAACAATTTCCACATTGGGCCGATACACTCAAGCTTGAGACACTAGTTACGATTTTAGCTGAAGACGCTTCGGCCAAGTATTCACGGTCGCAGATGTCGACGTGGGTGTTTGAGCTGGATTTAGGTCGGATGACTTTAAGTGTAATTGATTAG
- a CDS encoding response regulator, producing the protein MARILIVDDSLMMRKTLRNFLEKAGHEIVGEALNGEQAILSYSKCQPELVTMDITMPGLGGIEAIRRIIQVDPAANIVVVSSLGQKHIIFDAIQNGAKNFILKPITEQKLIPVIDLVMEYSSVAASSN; encoded by the coding sequence ATGGCACGAATTTTAATTGTTGATGATTCTCTGATGATGAGGAAAACTTTGCGTAATTTTCTTGAAAAGGCGGGGCATGAGATCGTAGGAGAAGCATTGAATGGTGAACAGGCAATCTTGAGTTATTCTAAGTGTCAACCTGAGTTAGTTACAATGGATATTACTATGCCGGGTTTAGGCGGTATTGAAGCGATTAGGCGCATCATTCAAGTCGATCCAGCAGCGAATATTGTTGTAGTTAGTTCGCTTGGACAAAAGCATATTATTTTTGATGCAATACAAAATGGTGCCAAAAATTTTATTCTTAAACCTATTACGGAGCAAAAGCTGATTCCTGTTATCGATTTAGTTATGGAATATAGTTCGGTTGCAGCTTCATCGAATTAA
- a CDS encoding chemotaxis protein CheX, whose protein sequence is MCDQYFGHYLLNKGIITPMQLYKALEYERAVRVKLGILAVNAGLMTAAQVEEVHYLQRVRDKKFGLIAVEQGYLTDEQVEELLSTQRSGHLNLLQAIADKKYMTLTAVEKALVDFRNEYGVEALLELNAVDDDTVIRKCIDFSAARDKSDLLYSYTKLLLRNIVRFLSATPFLLPTAFEDEKSTEWFISQQVIGDETLGIVLSVDTPVLLAIASRFSGEKLGSVNEMALDSVGEFLNVHHGVFCSNLSDAGLRVDLQPQCVEDGFKQRRGQSAYHVPVGTSLGRLDIMLSLKDK, encoded by the coding sequence ATGTGTGATCAATATTTTGGCCATTATTTATTGAATAAGGGTATTATTACACCTATGCAGCTTTACAAGGCACTTGAATATGAACGCGCTGTTCGTGTGAAACTGGGAATTCTCGCTGTGAATGCCGGGTTAATGACAGCTGCTCAAGTGGAAGAAGTCCATTATCTTCAACGCGTGCGAGATAAAAAATTTGGCCTTATTGCCGTTGAACAAGGCTATTTAACAGATGAGCAAGTAGAAGAGCTACTGTCTACTCAACGTTCAGGACATCTTAACTTACTTCAAGCCATTGCAGATAAAAAATATATGACACTGACAGCTGTGGAAAAAGCTTTAGTTGATTTCCGTAACGAATATGGTGTTGAAGCACTTCTTGAACTAAATGCGGTAGATGATGATACAGTAATTCGAAAATGTATTGATTTTTCGGCAGCGAGGGACAAGTCTGATTTGCTATATTCTTATACAAAATTGTTGCTGCGAAATATTGTTCGGTTTCTTAGTGCTACTCCCTTTCTGTTACCGACAGCTTTTGAGGATGAAAAGTCTACTGAATGGTTTATATCTCAACAGGTTATCGGCGATGAAACACTTGGAATTGTCCTCAGCGTGGATACGCCCGTGTTACTTGCAATTGCCAGCCGTTTTAGCGGGGAAAAACTTGGGTCGGTGAATGAGATGGCGCTGGATAGTGTAGGCGAGTTTTTAAATGTACATCATGGCGTTTTTTGCAGTAATTTATCTGATGCCGGTCTTCGTGTTGATTTACAGCCGCAGTGTGTTGAGGACGGTTTCAAGCAGAGAAGAGGGCAGAGCGCTTATCATGTGCCTGTAGGCACTTCTTTAGGACGGTTAGACATTATGTTATCATTGAAAGATAAATAA
- a CDS encoding CBS domain-containing protein, whose translation MLIVYISKSVKAKKGANGVMNIAFFLIPKSEVVYLPVICTMRQALEKMEYHRYTAIPLIDDQGKYAGTLTEGDLLWKMKNTPGLTFADTEKVTIQEIPWRMKNNPVHVNSEIEELFSLAIDQNFVPVVDDSNIFIGIIRRREIIEYYQKNNIGNR comes from the coding sequence ATGTTAATAGTCTATATTAGCAAATCAGTCAAGGCTAAGAAAGGGGCAAATGGTGTTATGAATATTGCTTTTTTCTTGATTCCAAAAAGTGAAGTAGTTTACTTGCCTGTAATTTGTACAATGCGACAAGCACTTGAAAAAATGGAATATCATCGTTATACGGCAATTCCGCTTATCGATGATCAGGGAAAATATGCTGGGACCCTTACTGAAGGCGATTTGCTGTGGAAGATGAAAAATACTCCGGGTTTAACTTTTGCTGATACTGAGAAGGTTACGATTCAAGAAATTCCTTGGCGAATGAAGAATAATCCGGTGCATGTCAACTCGGAAATAGAGGAACTATTTTCTTTGGCTATTGATCAGAATTTTGTACCTGTAGTAGATGACAGTAATATTTTTATTGGCATTATTCGCCGTAGAGAGATTATCGAGTATTATCAAAAAAACAATATAGGAAATAGATAA
- a CDS encoding acyl-CoA dehydratase activase-related protein, with protein MQIKVGIPQAMLYHEFGRLWTGFFQTMNIPVTVSGGTNKHMLDRGTILAMDESCLPLKVYLGHVDSLLSSCSHIFVPRIVQYHQHFYFCSKFAGLPDIVCNTFGLSPERLISPNMEEHLLTNQLRAVYTTCHALGVSAVAGYLAYHQALQSWKSQALSDKAVCKDSIAVIGHSYLVKDIFFCHDIEQVLTSYGVTMITSDQIASKVLYDESKIFESDIYWQLSAKIAGAAQFFCRQKDVKGVIMLSSFGCGPDSLVNEYIEHYVLKKSGKPYIIINLDEHTGRAGLITRVEAFLDLMEWRKKG; from the coding sequence GTGCAAATTAAAGTTGGTATACCACAGGCCATGCTTTATCATGAATTTGGGAGATTGTGGACTGGCTTTTTTCAAACTATGAATATTCCTGTTACTGTTTCAGGTGGCACAAATAAACACATGCTAGATCGTGGCACCATACTGGCTATGGATGAATCCTGCTTGCCCCTTAAGGTGTATTTGGGGCATGTTGATTCTTTGCTTTCCAGCTGTAGTCATATCTTTGTTCCCCGTATCGTTCAGTATCATCAGCATTTTTATTTTTGCTCTAAATTCGCCGGACTCCCTGATATTGTTTGCAATACTTTTGGACTGTCACCCGAGCGGCTTATTTCTCCTAACATGGAGGAGCATTTGCTGACAAATCAACTGAGAGCTGTTTATACGACTTGTCATGCCTTAGGGGTATCGGCTGTTGCTGGATATCTTGCCTATCATCAGGCACTTCAATCATGGAAAAGTCAGGCGCTGTCAGACAAAGCAGTTTGCAAGGACAGTATCGCAGTGATTGGTCACAGTTATTTAGTAAAGGATATATTTTTCTGTCATGATATTGAGCAGGTACTCACTTCATATGGGGTCACCATGATTACTTCTGATCAGATAGCAAGTAAAGTGCTCTATGATGAATCGAAGATTTTTGAGTCGGATATTTACTGGCAACTGTCAGCAAAAATTGCCGGGGCAGCCCAGTTTTTTTGTCGGCAGAAGGATGTTAAAGGGGTTATTATGCTGTCAAGCTTCGGTTGTGGTCCGGATTCACTTGTAAACGAATATATTGAACATTATGTTTTGAAAAAAAGTGGGAAACCCTATATTATTATTAATCTTGATGAACATACGGGAAGGGCTGGATTGATTACACGAGTGGAAGCCTTCTTGGATTTAATGGAATGGAGGAAGAAAGGGTGA
- a CDS encoding acyl-CoA dehydratase activase, which translates to MKVFLGIDVGSVSTNVAVLNNQDKVIDTLYIRTQGRPIEAVQNGLKQINERNSNLTVSGVGTTGSGRQLAAVVVGADSIKNEITAHAIAAMHTVPDVQTIIEIGGQDSKIILIRHGVVIDFAMNSVCAAGTGSFLDQQAARLSMPIEDFGSRALESTTPIRVAGRCAVFAESDMIHKQQTGHQIADILNGLCQALVRNYLNNVGKGKSIQAPILFQGGVAANQGMKQAFENALDLPVMIPPHYNVMGAIGAALLAKEQVKEKPSTVFRGFDLIHNNYRPHSFECKGCPNLCEIIEIQLNNEIAARWGDRCGKWSNKETIHH; encoded by the coding sequence ATGAAAGTATTCTTGGGCATTGACGTTGGATCAGTCAGTACTAATGTGGCAGTACTTAACAATCAAGATAAAGTCATCGATACTCTCTACATCCGAACACAAGGTCGACCCATTGAGGCTGTCCAAAACGGCCTGAAACAAATCAATGAACGCAATAGCAACTTAACTGTGTCAGGCGTTGGTACAACGGGCAGCGGACGACAGCTGGCAGCCGTTGTCGTCGGAGCCGATTCAATCAAAAATGAAATTACAGCCCATGCTATAGCGGCCATGCATACTGTACCTGATGTGCAAACGATTATTGAAATTGGCGGGCAGGATTCTAAAATCATCCTCATCCGACATGGCGTTGTCATAGACTTTGCCATGAATTCAGTATGTGCCGCTGGAACAGGGTCTTTTTTAGATCAGCAGGCTGCGCGTTTGAGCATGCCCATTGAAGATTTTGGAAGTCGAGCCTTAGAATCTACGACACCCATACGTGTAGCTGGGCGTTGTGCCGTATTCGCTGAATCAGATATGATTCACAAACAACAAACGGGACACCAAATTGCTGATATTCTAAACGGCCTATGCCAAGCATTGGTACGCAATTATCTTAATAATGTAGGTAAAGGAAAGAGTATTCAGGCCCCCATCCTGTTCCAGGGCGGTGTCGCTGCAAATCAAGGAATGAAACAAGCCTTTGAAAATGCCCTGGACCTCCCTGTTATGATCCCACCCCACTACAACGTCATGGGTGCCATTGGTGCCGCCCTTTTAGCAAAAGAACAAGTCAAAGAAAAGCCCTCTACTGTCTTTCGTGGTTTTGATTTAATTCATAACAACTATCGGCCTCACAGTTTTGAATGTAAGGGTTGTCCAAATTTATGTGAAATAATAGAAATCCAATTAAACAACGAAATCGCAGCACGTTGGGGAGATCGTTGTGGTAAATGGAGCAACAAAGAAACGATTCATCATTAA
- the pta gene encoding phosphate acetyltransferase: protein MDLLTTIKNKAKSTQQRILLPESSDIRVIQAAREIMDQKIAKIALVGNQKEVAKKASEAKVDLTDIEIIDPATCSQHDHYVQALYEVRKAKGMTLEKAAELIKNPLYFGTLMVYNGDMDGMVAGSLSTTGDVLRPALQIIKTKKPFKTVSGAFLMSVPNCTLGSEGVFVFADCAVNIAPDAQTLAEIGIQAAQTAKNLCNFEPVIGYLSFSTKGSAQHEWVDKVVEATKLAKGLDSSLEIDGEFQADAALIESVGRQKAPGSTVAGRANVLIFPDIQSGNIGYKLVQRLGNASATGPILQGLAKPVNDLSRGCNVNDIVNMVAITSVQASQQ, encoded by the coding sequence ATGGATCTTTTAACAACCATTAAGAACAAAGCAAAATCGACACAACAAAGAATATTATTACCTGAAAGTAGTGATATTCGCGTAATTCAAGCGGCTAGAGAAATTATGGACCAAAAAATAGCCAAAATTGCTCTCGTCGGTAATCAAAAAGAAGTCGCTAAAAAGGCTTCAGAGGCCAAGGTGGATCTGACAGACATTGAAATCATCGACCCTGCTACATGTTCTCAACATGATCATTATGTACAAGCACTGTATGAAGTAAGAAAAGCCAAAGGCATGACCTTAGAAAAAGCTGCCGAATTAATCAAGAATCCATTATATTTTGGCACACTGATGGTTTATAATGGCGATATGGATGGCATGGTTGCTGGTTCACTCAGCACAACAGGCGATGTTTTACGTCCTGCTTTACAAATTATTAAAACGAAAAAACCATTTAAGACCGTTTCCGGTGCCTTCTTAATGTCAGTACCAAATTGCACACTAGGCAGTGAGGGCGTGTTCGTTTTTGCCGATTGTGCCGTAAATATTGCGCCTGACGCTCAAACACTTGCTGAAATCGGCATACAAGCTGCTCAAACAGCAAAAAACCTGTGCAATTTTGAACCTGTTATTGGCTATCTTTCCTTCTCTACCAAAGGAAGCGCCCAGCACGAATGGGTAGACAAAGTTGTAGAAGCTACAAAACTTGCTAAAGGCCTTGATTCTTCTTTAGAAATTGATGGAGAATTCCAAGCCGATGCTGCACTCATTGAATCAGTAGGCCGCCAAAAGGCTCCTGGCAGCACCGTAGCTGGCAGAGCCAACGTACTAATATTCCCTGATATTCAGTCAGGCAATATTGGGTACAAGCTTGTGCAAAGACTAGGCAATGCAAGTGCCACGGGTCCTATTCTTCAAGGGTTAGCAAAACCAGTCAATGACTTATCACGTGGCTGCAATGTCAACGATATTGTCAACATGGTTGCCATTACTTCTGTACAAGCAAGCCAACAGTAA
- a CDS encoding DUF1540 domain-containing protein, with protein MALPGVRCEVSNCKYWQQGEHCNAVDIEVKVDQGQSNARTSDQTNCHTFMPQSS; from the coding sequence ATGGCACTGCCGGGAGTAAGATGTGAGGTATCAAATTGCAAATATTGGCAGCAAGGCGAACATTGTAATGCAGTAGACATTGAAGTAAAGGTTGATCAAGGCCAAAGTAACGCGCGTACCAGTGATCAAACAAATTGTCACACTTTTATGCCACAAAGCAGTTAA
- a CDS encoding YitT family protein, with the protein MSCYRLQGGNLLTQKKFVLKLLRKYILLFIGAMIAAAGLEFFLVPNQIIDGGIVGISIMASHVTGYPLSLFIAILNIPFLYIGYMQIGKKFAISTLFSVVSLSYWVSIFHPIPGLTTDLFLAAVFGGIIVGIGTGLIIRSGGSTDGAEVVAIILDQKTGFSVGEMVMFFNLFILTSAGLIFTWDKAMYSLVAYFIAFKVIDITIEGLNESKAALIVSEKPDEISAALMSRLGRGVTILHGEGGYSKEQKNVLYAVISRLEISKLKDIIQEVDENGFVTISDVHDVMGGQFKKKSIH; encoded by the coding sequence ATGTCTTGTTACAGACTTCAGGGAGGGAATTTATTGACACAAAAAAAATTCGTACTAAAACTCTTAAGAAAGTATATTTTACTTTTCATCGGAGCTATGATTGCGGCAGCAGGATTAGAGTTTTTCTTAGTACCCAATCAAATTATTGATGGCGGCATCGTCGGCATATCCATCATGGCAAGTCATGTAACAGGCTATCCCCTTAGTCTCTTTATTGCCATCTTAAATATCCCCTTTCTCTATATTGGCTATATGCAGATCGGGAAAAAGTTTGCCATCTCCACACTCTTTTCAGTTGTTTCCCTATCCTATTGGGTAAGCATCTTTCACCCAATTCCCGGGTTAACAACTGATTTATTTTTAGCCGCTGTATTTGGCGGCATCATTGTTGGCATCGGCACAGGATTAATTATTCGCTCTGGCGGTTCTACAGATGGCGCCGAAGTAGTTGCCATTATTTTAGATCAAAAAACAGGATTTTCAGTAGGCGAAATGGTCATGTTTTTCAACCTGTTTATTTTAACAAGTGCCGGACTGATTTTTACCTGGGATAAGGCCATGTATTCACTTGTCGCTTATTTTATCGCCTTTAAAGTCATTGATATCACCATTGAAGGACTTAATGAATCAAAAGCAGCTCTCATCGTATCTGAAAAGCCTGATGAAATCTCAGCCGCACTCATGAGCCGATTAGGCCGGGGTGTAACGATCTTACACGGTGAAGGCGGCTATAGTAAAGAACAAAAAAATGTATTATATGCTGTAATTTCGCGTCTGGAAATTTCGAAACTAAAGGATATTATTCAAGAAGTCGATGAAAACGGTTTTGTTACCATTAGTGATGTTCACGATGTAATGGGCGGACAATTCAAGAAAAAGTCTATTCATTAA
- the thiS gene encoding sulfur carrier protein ThiS, with amino-acid sequence MRLLKVKLNGAEISLASSLTLEQLLLTKKLELDCVVVEYNEKIVKRNELAAIILKERDEIEVLRFVGGG; translated from the coding sequence GTGAGGCTCTTGAAAGTGAAGTTAAATGGTGCAGAAATTTCATTAGCATCTTCCCTGACGCTTGAACAGCTTCTGTTGACAAAAAAATTAGAGCTGGACTGTGTCGTTGTGGAGTACAACGAAAAAATTGTGAAGCGCAATGAACTGGCAGCGATTATCCTGAAGGAGCGGGATGAAATTGAAGTGCTACGGTTCGTAGGAGGAGGCTGA
- a CDS encoding thiazole synthase, giving the protein MDSQEDKFILGGRELKSRLFIGSGKYSDDRLIPSIAEHSGAEVITVALRRIDFESKTDNVLIHIPETMQLLPNTSGARTAEEAIRLARLSKAAGCGNWIKVEIISDAKYLLPDGYETVKATEILAKEGFVVLPYISPDLMVARSLVDAGASAVMPLGAPIGTNRGLKTKELIRILIEEISLPIIVDAGIGAPSHAVEAMEMGAAACLLNTAIASSPQPLVMAEAFGQAVAAGRKAFLAGLGVDQTIAQASSPLTGFLHE; this is encoded by the coding sequence ATGGATAGTCAAGAAGACAAGTTTATTTTAGGGGGAAGAGAACTAAAAAGTCGTTTATTTATTGGTTCAGGTAAGTATAGTGATGATCGCTTGATTCCGAGCATTGCCGAACATTCAGGTGCAGAGGTAATTACAGTGGCTCTTAGGCGCATTGATTTTGAGTCGAAGACAGATAATGTACTGATTCATATACCGGAAACCATGCAGTTGTTGCCGAATACATCAGGGGCGCGCACGGCTGAGGAGGCCATTCGTCTGGCTCGTCTGTCAAAGGCCGCGGGCTGTGGCAATTGGATTAAGGTTGAAATTATTTCAGATGCAAAGTATTTACTGCCTGACGGTTATGAGACAGTGAAGGCCACTGAAATTTTAGCTAAGGAAGGGTTTGTTGTGCTTCCCTATATTAGCCCTGATTTGATGGTTGCCAGGTCTTTAGTTGATGCTGGAGCATCAGCTGTTATGCCGCTTGGAGCCCCCATTGGAACTAATCGTGGTTTAAAAACAAAAGAACTTATTCGGATTTTAATTGAAGAAATTTCTCTCCCTATCATTGTAGATGCGGGGATTGGAGCGCCGTCGCATGCGGTTGAAGCCATGGAGATGGGAGCTGCTGCCTGTCTTTTAAATACAGCTATTGCAAGTTCACCGCAGCCGCTTGTTATGGCTGAAGCTTTCGGACAGGCCGTCGCTGCAGGCCGTAAAGCTTTTTTAGCTGGACTGGGTGTTGATCAAACCATTGCTCAGGCTTCGTCGCCTTTAACGGGGTTCTTACATGAATAA